A window from Candidatus Bathyarchaeota archaeon encodes these proteins:
- a CDS encoding ABC transporter permease yields MSRVRLREFWSAYKNSRLGISGLIILIFFIFVAFTAPLLTPYDPIRDKFLAEGSALPAWFKIFPQYSGLPETMDFTVQSEVDCAGWSFKFEGPVTLNIQEPLTFTFKAADRVGDSGVAEFTHKFNYEYSPPYSFRVNMSLQFLDINNVTYSAELLILTPEYESFLVWSIGPSRRPLEPPNISLDSKGIPFELKSRMGLEWHRNVAEHIFSKRGPYTLILRFRVNGDSGGSSTLTISLGKLVLHVPGRVHGVLGTDHLGSDIFSQLLYGSRVSLMIGVSAALISVIIGLLCGLVAGYYGRIIDEAAMRLVDVLLVLPGLPMLMILSSLFGRSIWNIVFLLGVLSWPGFARVVRARVLQLKTAAFIEASRAIGSSGSHIIFKHLLPNVLPLAYATVALSIPGAIMAEAALSFLALGDPDTPSWGRMFYSAHSFGAFQRLAWWWVVPPGVAITLLSLSFVFIGTTIDEVLNPRLRVVR; encoded by the coding sequence TTGTCAAGGGTTCGTCTGCGCGAGTTCTGGTCAGCATACAAGAATAGTAGGCTCGGAATCTCAGGTCTGATTATCCTGATCTTCTTCATATTTGTCGCATTCACCGCGCCCCTCCTCACACCATACGATCCTATACGGGACAAGTTCTTGGCTGAAGGATCAGCCCTACCAGCCTGGTTCAAAATATTCCCCCAGTACAGCGGCCTACCTGAGACAATGGATTTCACCGTCCAATCTGAGGTGGATTGTGCCGGCTGGAGTTTCAAGTTCGAAGGGCCTGTCACCTTAAATATACAGGAGCCTTTAACATTCACCTTCAAAGCAGCTGACAGGGTAGGTGATTCAGGCGTCGCCGAATTCACTCACAAGTTCAACTATGAATATTCGCCGCCTTACAGTTTCAGGGTGAACATGAGCCTCCAATTTCTGGATATAAATAACGTCACATATTCAGCTGAGCTCCTCATATTAACCCCTGAATATGAATCTTTCCTGGTTTGGAGCATCGGCCCGAGCAGGAGACCTCTTGAGCCTCCGAACATAAGCCTTGACTCGAAGGGGATTCCTTTCGAGTTAAAGTCCAGGATGGGACTCGAATGGCATAGGAATGTTGCTGAACATATATTCTCAAAGAGGGGCCCCTACACATTAATTTTAAGATTCAGGGTGAATGGCGATTCAGGTGGGTCATCCACATTAACTATTTCTCTCGGTAAGCTGGTCCTGCATGTCCCTGGAAGGGTCCATGGGGTCCTGGGCACAGATCATTTGGGTTCAGACATCTTCTCTCAGCTTCTATACGGGTCTAGAGTATCCCTTATGATAGGTGTCAGCGCAGCCCTCATCTCCGTTATCATAGGTCTCCTATGTGGGCTCGTTGCAGGCTACTATGGGAGGATTATCGATGAGGCTGCTATGAGGCTCGTAGATGTGCTTCTAGTACTTCCCGGTTTACCTATGCTTATGATTCTAAGCAGCCTCTTCGGAAGGAGCATATGGAACATAGTCTTTCTACTCGGTGTCCTGAGTTGGCCGGGATTCGCAAGGGTTGTGAGAGCCAGAGTCTTACAGTTGAAGACAGCGGCTTTCATTGAGGCTTCAAGGGCAATAGGCTCATCTGGATCGCATATAATTTTCAAACATCTACTCCCAAACGTTCTCCCCCTGGCCTATGCAACTGTCGCGTTGTCTATTCCTGGGGCGATTATGGCTGAGGCAGCTCTCAGCTTCCTTGCTTTAGGCGATCCAGATACACCCTCCTGGGGTAGGATGTTCTATTCAGCTCATTCCTTCGGTGCCTTCCAGAGGTTGGCTTGGTGGTGGGTAGTTCCTCCTGGTGTAGCTATAACTCTACTATCCCTCTCATTCGTCTTTATTGGGACGACGATAGATGAGGTTCTGAATCCAAGGCTTCGTGTTGTGAGATAA
- a CDS encoding BlaI/MecI/CopY family transcriptional regulator, with translation MDDTYKETVLKLIWENEEEGVIASQLHKHLKALMKDKAVSRAAILSYLNDLCKQGILNFKEETCRGGRRKRYFPRMSRVDYEKENVRGTLQKLLKSHPKYTIEVLTELLKGGEFDPQVSRALLGYFMVRDELTYHTLEEAIWGSGNPIHRY, from the coding sequence ATGGACGACACATACAAGGAAACCGTTCTCAAACTGATATGGGAGAATGAAGAGGAAGGGGTGATTGCAAGCCAACTCCACAAACATTTGAAGGCCCTCATGAAGGATAAGGCAGTGTCTAGAGCAGCTATCTTAAGCTACCTCAACGACCTCTGCAAACAAGGTATCCTAAACTTTAAGGAGGAGACTTGCAGGGGTGGACGTAGAAAGAGATACTTCCCAAGAATGAGCAGGGTCGACTATGAGAAAGAAAATGTCAGGGGAACCTTACAAAAGCTACTGAAATCTCATCCCAAATACACGATAGAGGTTCTCACCGAACTGCTCAAAGGTGGAGAATTCGACCCACAAGTCTCGAGGGCTCTATTAGGATACTTTATGGTTAGGGACGAGTTGACCTACCATACTTTGGAGGAGGCTATTTGGGGTTCAGGCAACCCCATACATAGGTATTGA
- a CDS encoding lipoate--protein ligase family protein, producing the protein MSGRWRLIDFESNDAPTNMAIDEAILICRSKGESPNTLRLYSWQPSAVSIGFFQSLQDEVDIEACRREGVDIVRRITGGGAVYHDSRGEVTYSLIVGEGEHNIPRDILNSYRLICSGIIKGLELLGVKATFQPVNDILVNGRKISGNAQTRRMGVILQHGTVLVDADLKRMFRLLKVSDEKIRDKMIKSAEERVTTLRRELSSKPSLQEVASTLKTGFEQALNLNLTCGRLTEEEFRLATKLKSEKYSSWEWIFRR; encoded by the coding sequence ATGTCTGGAAGATGGCGGCTAATAGATTTTGAGAGTAACGACGCTCCAACAAACATGGCTATCGACGAGGCTATTCTAATATGCCGTTCCAAAGGTGAGAGCCCAAACACATTGAGACTATATAGTTGGCAGCCCTCAGCTGTGTCGATAGGATTCTTCCAGAGCCTTCAAGATGAGGTCGACATCGAAGCCTGCAGGAGGGAAGGCGTTGACATTGTCAGAAGGATCACTGGAGGCGGGGCTGTCTACCATGACAGCCGAGGAGAGGTCACCTACAGTCTTATTGTAGGTGAGGGTGAACATAATATTCCGAGGGACATCTTGAACTCTTACAGGCTCATATGTAGTGGGATAATTAAGGGTCTGGAGCTTCTAGGTGTAAAGGCTACATTCCAACCTGTAAATGACATTCTTGTGAATGGCAGGAAGATATCTGGAAACGCTCAGACGAGGAGGATGGGCGTTATCCTGCAACATGGAACAGTGCTTGTAGACGCCGACTTGAAGAGAATGTTCCGGTTACTGAAGGTTTCAGACGAGAAGATCCGTGACAAGATGATAAAGTCTGCTGAGGAGAGAGTTACAACTCTCAGAAGAGAACTCTCGTCGAAGCCGAGCCTACAAGAAGTGGCGTCAACCCTCAAGACTGGTTTCGAGCAAGCCCTAAACCTGAATCTAACTTGTGGCAGACTGACGGAGGAGGAGTTTAGGCTGGCAACAAAGTTGAAGAGTGAGAAGTACTCCAGTTGGGAGTGGATATTCAGAAGATGA